Proteins encoded within one genomic window of Macrotis lagotis isolate mMagLag1 chromosome 3, bilby.v1.9.chrom.fasta, whole genome shotgun sequence:
- the SVIP gene encoding small VCP/p97-interacting protein, producing MGLCLPCLGDGTQEPPDIEDRRLKLAEAAERRQRESSNRGILNLHSVEEKRKRKEKIEKQMSSGGSSQGGLRWTVS from the exons ATGGGGCTGTGCCTGCCCTGCCTGGGAGACGGGACCCAGGAGCCGCCGGACATA GAAGACAGAAGATTAAAACTTGCAGAAGCtgcagaaagaagacagagagag TCTTCAAATCGAGGAATTTTAAATCTGCATTCtgtagaagaaaagaggaaaagaaaggaaaaaatcgaAAAACAGATGTCTTCTGGTGGTTCATCACAAGGAGGGCTTCGA TGGACAGTTTCATAA